The genome window GTAGCAAAGTTGAATGTCTGCTTTAAAAATGGAATACCAGGGAAATAAATTTACTGATTTGTTTTTGGGCTACAACAAAATCCCAGCTGTCTGTGATTTACATTCTTCTGATTCCAGCCTAGACAACTGTTAcctcctgggctctgggctcaTTCTGAGTTTAATCAGAGAAACAATTTATAATTGTTCAGGGTGCTCCCTGTACTGGCCACCCTTGGCACGGCAGTGGTTTTTCTAACACTCCAAAATAATCCccgctttttttccctttgtaataaAATTActgtgtggttttgctttgccATTAAATTGTAAGGTCTTTGAAAGAAGAGActatatcatatataaataagCGAAtttataaactgtattttttttgagagggcatctcttatatttattgatcatatggttgttaacaacaataaaattctgtataggggactcaatgcacaatcattaatcaaccccaagcctaattctcaacagtctccaatcttctgaagcataacgaacaagtttttacatggggaacaagttcttacaaagtgaataagttcttagatggtgaacagtgcaagggcagtcatcacagaaactttcggttttgatcacgcattatgaactataaacaatcaggtcaaatatgaatattcgtttgatttttatacttgatttatatgttgatcccacatttctccattattactattattatttctttttttaataaaatgctgaagtggtaggtagatgcaagataaaggtaggaaacatagtttagtgctgtaagaatgCAAATGTAGaggatcaggtgtgtgcctatagagtaagtattaatccaagctagacaagggcaacaaaacatccatggacgcagaagatttctctcaaaacaggggggggtgatgttctaagcctcacctctgttgatccccaatttctcacctgatggcccccctgcgactgtacctgtcttaggttgttcctcccttgaggaatcttacccgtctctggctaaccagtcatcttctggggccatacagggaaatgtaaagttggtaagtgagagagaagcaatattgtttgaaagggttagctttttacgtttttgcagatttatgccctgtggcttctatgcccagcatttgtcttgaggtatctttaccacttgtaagaattatgatactcagtaatttcgatatgaggcacaaattctactgaggggttgtaattaggtaggaagaagagaagctatagaagtagcagaaggaagaaaacataggaagattgattatttctttgacatatcctcttgtaatgtaacataagcgtgtataggttttaaattactaattaaattgtgtgcacacattaacataataggaatacagctacataaccaaagcagacctacaattaccagccatatccagtgaaaccaaggaaaccagttaggcaccctaggcattttaaactatttctaaCACGATTTACTACAAGGTCTAACAACGTTTCCAGCACATAGAACATGACTTTAATTACTTGATAAATGATTAACTATCAGTAAAATGAACTTTAACCAAATCTGTTTAATTATCTGTTAAATTAACGGTTAAATGATTTCATTATCTGTTAAAAGACTCCCTAGGTGTCTGGGTGATGGGGCTGAGCTTGGATAAGATGGGCACTTCTGAGAGGTTGCTCAGTACCTAGGCATAAGTGTCCAAGGCCAATTGTCAATTAGTTTCTCTGACCAAGAAGAATTCTTTACCATAATATACTGGGGTCTATGAGTTTAGTAAACCTAGGTACAGTCACAGCAACCACAGGAGTCAAAAGCAGTGCTTTAGGAAGTTCATAACCGGCAGTAGCTTCACTACTAATTCTGgatttctctcccctttcctgcTGAAGGATCCATGAGAGGAGACAACCAGTCCTACACCCTCGACTTCATCCTCCTGGGAGTTGGTGGTCCCCGGCAACAGGAAGATTTCTTCTTcatcctcttcctcttcatttACCCCATCACACTGATAGGAAACCTGCTCATCATCTTGGCCATTCACACTGACATTCGCCTCCACAACCCCATGTACTTTCTCCTTGCCAACCTCTCCTTTGTCGACATCTTCTTCTCCTCTGTAACCATCCCCAAGACACTGGCCAACCACATGTTAGGCAACAAAACCATCTCCTTTGGGGGATGCCTGACACAGATGTGTTTCATGTTAGCCTTGGCGAACATAGACAGCTATATCTTGGCTGCAATGGCATATGACCGTGCTGTGGCCATCAGCCGCCCACTTCATTACACAACAATTATGAGCCCAAGGACTTGTGTCCTGCTAGTTGTTGGGTCTTGGGTGGTTGGAAATTCCAATGCCCTCCCCCACACCCTGCTCACGGCTAGTCTGTCTTTCTGTGGAAACCAGGAAGTGGCCAACTTCTACTGTGACCTTGCCTCTTTACTCAAGCTGTCCTGTTATGACATCCAGTTCAATGTGAAGATGATGTATCTAGGGGCTGGTGTTTTCTCTCTGCCATTACTATGCATCGTCATctcttatgttcaggtcttttcCACAGTCTTAAGGGTTCCATCCACCAAGGGTGTGctcaaggccttctccacctgtgggTCCCACCTCACAGTTGTTTCTTTATATTATGGGACAGCCATGGGCAGGTATTTCCACTCTCTGACCAGTTACACCCTAAGAGATATAGTGCTCACTGTGATGTATGTTGCGGTGACCCCAATGTTAAATCCTTTCATCTACAGTCTGAGAAACCGAGACATTAAGGTTGCTCTGGGGAAGCTCTTCAGCAAGAGAACATCCTCATAACCAATGTGAGGtcatattggtctgtagttagCAATTTGGATGAACTTGAAGCTCCAGCCCTAAcaacctcttcctccaagaagccaTCTTTGTTCTTTCCAGCCACTGTATTCATGTTCTTCTTAGACAAGTTGTAACATTTTGATAGAACATTCTATTGAGATTATCAATTTGTACACATTACTGCTCCTTTTAGTATATTGACAGCAATGGATTATTAGGTTCAAGTCCCACCTTATCGTACTGACTAGCAGAGTAAAGTTGAGAGTGTTTAAGGCCTGGATTCtacagaatagaaaaaataataataacttccTTGTATTTGTAGTGGAGTATGAGGAACGTAGTGCTTCATATTTTGAAGGTTATAAATCACCATTCAAATGTCAATTTTTTTTGGACTGGGAAGTTTAATCATCCCTACTTTGATTGCAGATCTTCAGGGAAAGGGCTGTCTTAATGCATCATTCTAATTCCCCCAAAATTGGTCATGAAGTGCATCCAATAGTTATTTGTGGAAgtcgaatgaatgaatgtaagtgAATAAATGTCACTGACAATCATTAGACATGATTACATCTGATGTTATTTCCCATCCATCATCTCTCTGGTATATCATAGAGTCACTTTGAATCCatgcaagaaataaaaatcatgccCATTATAACTCAAAGTTATTAACCGAAGGAAGAACTTACTTCTACTATGACTGGGTAACAAAAGGGAAAGGTGGTGTCACCAGAACCTAGGAGCTCGGAGGAGGGATGACCACATCTCTGGTTCTCAGATCTCTGAGGGGAGCTGCCAAAGATTccacaaggagacaaagacaACAACATAAATCGCAGCTGTCACACTCCATGAACACGTTTCCCAGGAGAGTCTGGAAACTGTGAAATGATGGGGCACTGGGCAAGGGGcttgggaaaaagacaaaaaagaaagtatttcttCTCTACAATTATGCCTTCTCAATCCTGAACAGATAGCGAGTGTCATCTGAGTCAGCTGCTTATGCagagtataaaaagaaaaaaacttccaaaatcatttttaaagtgattatAAGACTGATTTTAAAGCATGATAAATGTTGCACAAAATTTCAACCACAGAATAACCTCACTTGTATATAttgatacaaaaattctcaggaaaaTATGAGCAGGAGCCAGTAAAACATTAAGAGAATACGATTTCCTCAACACATGGGGATGATTCGAGGAACTTAAGGCTGGTTACATATTAGGAAAAATAATGTATGATCCATGGGAATGCTGAAAAGTCACTTAATAACATTCAAAActcattttgcatttaaaaacaaacattaattgGGAAAACAATGGCTACTTCACTAACATGATGGAATGCTGTATAACTTTAAAGGCAGGTTTTTATAATGCATGGAACATGGAAGTATTTATACTAAAGGTCAAGAATAAGATGAGGATATCCttgtaaaaattattatttaacattatatCAAAGGGTATACCTAATGCAAATATATAGAACAGTCTATTAGAGGCAgtaataagtgaaataagacagaaaaagacaaataccatatgatttcgctttctatgtggaaactaaaatataaagcaaactAACAAAACAGAAATCGACTCAAAAACATGGAGAACAAACTGATGATTTCCATGGGTGAGGGGTGTCGGGGGGGATGGGTTAAATATGTGAAGGGGAGAAAGGGGGACAAGCttccaattatgaaataaataagtcacagggatgaaaagcacagcatgggaaatacagttaataatattgCAGCATCTTAATATGGTGACAATTGGTAACTTTACTTAGATAGTGtgcattcattatatatatataattgttgaatcactatgttatacaagTAACACTATGCAATACTGTATTATGAACTAGagttcacatttaaaaatttgagacATAAAACTTGGAAAGAAAGAACTACAGTTATCTCTATTTACATATGAAAAGATTTCTgatgagccaaaaaaaaaaaaaaacccaaggaCAAATCAATACAATTCTGAGtaaatgatatataatatatacaattaaatcatattcatatatataataacatatttTAGACGATGTGATGAAAAAACCCTTTCACCATAccattgaaaaatattaaaaatagggggaaaaaccTGAAAGGAGTGTTTAGGATCTATACAAGGAACATTCTAAAATCTTAATTAAAACATCAATCTGGGTAAGGATTAAAAGGATATTAAATGGTGTTTAAGTCATTTCTTTGAAGGTTGATGGAAACGCAGATATTATATGATACCAAGCTAATACCACACAGATTCCTTCCTAGTCAGAAGAAGGAAATGTGACTGTTATAGGAGGGATATGTTTTCACTTTGCGAATCCAGTTGTTAATCTTACCATCAATCACTCATGACACACAATATAACATGATGCATTTTAGCCAAAGATGTTTAACTAAACTGTAATCAAACTACTAGGAATAAGTTCCACTTATAGGAGCACAGGATCTCATGGAGCAAAGTAGCtccaacaagaaaaaaatcagataaattgtAAAAGTGGGACACGCTACAGCCATGCCTCTGACCCTTTATGGGCACAGAAGTCACTGTGGGCACACAAGTCAATGAAGATTTGCATTCAGTGGGTCTGGGTGAGACCTGAGAATCAGCACTTCCAACAAGATCTCGGTAATGCTAATCTGTTGGCAATGAGCTCAACTTTGAGAAAGAAGAGGTTTAAACAATCTCCTCAGTCAATGTTGTGATAAATGAACTGTTAGAAACAAAGATACAAGTCTCATAACCAGTTGCAATATAGATCTTGGATTGGATTCCTATTTTGATAAACCAACTTAGAAGGACAGTTCTGAGGATACATAGAGAAATTTGAGCATGCACTAGCTGTAAACAATAATAGGGAATTATCATTAATTGTGTTATTGTGGAAATGCTATTTTGTTCATGTGCAAGAGGATTTTTTACAAATGTATGCTGATATTTAGGAACATAATGCATGATATCTATAGTTTACAATATTTCAGACaaacatgtgaattttaaaaatctacataaTATAGAGGTCCAGCTCATAAGAAAGAGTTataaatggatggtggtgatggattACACATTATGAGTGTATTTAATAcaactgaattgtacacttaaaatggttatgATGGTAAACTTTATGGTTTGTGTATTTTACACAATACAATTTTAGTGTGCAGTTAATATTAATATGGAGACTCCAGAAAATATCATTTGTCTTATAGAATGCAAACTTATgactttctcaaaatattcagatgacacagataaaaagaaaaaagaaaataaatgatacttATAGAGACAAGAGATGCAAGATCCAATCCAAGAATGTTAGAAATCCTAGGGGAATATAGCAAAATAATTACAGCCTGTtgcaaattttaataaaatggaaagaatcttGCGTTTGAAAATGTAATTGGTGCTCAGAATTCTGCACAAACTTACTGAAAGATAAAAGACGTAAACTTTCATACAtaggaattttttaatttcaaggcTAAATGATTTAAATAACAGTTTAAATAACAATTGACATATATTGAGGGCTTTCCAAAGTTCTTGGCcacactatctttttttttttttttttttttgccttccaaCCACACTTACCTCCACCAATCCTGAGCCATATCATCTTAATATATTCTTCACATTACACTATGAAGCTACACAATTATCtacatttaaagatgaaaaaatggaTAATCAGagcaattaagaaaaataatttgcctGGTTCACACAGATTTTAAGTGGTAGAATCAAGACAAGCCCCATTCTCTCAGACTCCAAAACCTTGACTCATGTCATCCTCTACCTCCATGTCACCCGCTCACATCCTGAACAAACCCAAAGCTTCTCTCTCAACCCCACTTTGAAGAATTCTGCCATGAGGCAAGAATAGATCAGATCCCATTTCCAGTACAGATAGAATGAccttcattcactcaacaaatattacatGTGATCTAAATGCCAGCAATAGTGAAGTATCTAGGAATACAGAgattatttatataaagaaagatgaatacaagacatatgaataaaaatatatgttctcATTTTAGCAACAACAAGctagaatgaaaaatagaaaaaataaaacagcaacaaaaagaaaaataacctgtGAAATACTTAAGAACAAATGCAACAGCTGAGGCATTGGaccaaattaaagaaaacatcaaattTTTACTGAATATCATGCAATATATCAAAATGGAAAGACACATTATGTTCATAGATGAGAagaatttaataacataaaaattcTAACCCTTGCCaagtcaaatataaatataatgcaaTTTCAAGAAAACACAATGGAGTCTCAATTTTTGAATTGCAGCTTAAATGTCTTCTCAGATTCCTCTCTTGGCTTCTTTATTTAAGAAGCTACACTCACACTCATTTACTCTCCATCTGAGTAACAATATGCTTAACTCCATGGCACTCTCCACATGCTAAGATTaccttgtttatttattaattattcactgtacattttctttaatgAAGTACCTTTTCTAATTTGTTCAGTACTATATCTTCATTGCTTCAAAGACTAGTAGAAGCAGCCTAAAAATCCAATATGTACTTTTGACCTCTTGTGATACTGTTCCAATAGGGTGCCACAGGAGtcatttcaaaacatatttaattTGGTTGTATTGGTCAGGGAGGGCTTAAACCTCAAGTAAACTCTAACTGTGAGCTGAAGCAAAAGAAAGCATAGTATCCTCAGGACTCTGAGAGTGGCTTAGAGTGCCTAAGGAGTAGGAGAGGGTATGGTAAGGGAACATCTGCATTAATAGAAGGAGGAAAACCTAGCATTATTAAAACcatgttttgaaaacattttaatacaggaaaatgtatacaatataatattaaatgaaatatgttttaaaaatatgtctgatAGAAGATGGTGAAGTAGAAAGCAGCAGGAATCTCCTTACCTACACAGCAATTGTACTGGGAGAATATGTCTGATATAACAACTTTGGAACTATGAGTGTGTTGAAGGCTTACAAGTTACAGAAAATCTAGATAGTAATTATGGTCAATTTGAGCTCTTGGATCTTACCGGCTATCCATTCCGCACCCTTAGCCACATGGCAAGCTGCTGTGCACATGTTCCTAGAGCAGTTCACACACAGCTATGAGAGACAGGGTAGGCAAAAAGGAGCCTGTCCTCCTGATGCTAGGGATCTGTGCTCTAGTTGTTTTTGCTATTTTGGTTCACACAGATGCAGACAAAGATGGAGGTAGCTGTTGTTCAACCATAGCCAACCATTGTTGTAAATTCCCTTCCCTCAGCTGAAGTGACTTCCTAGACATTTAAAGTAACATTTCTGGGTCATCCTCCCCCTTCAATTCCTTGTTTTCCCCCCTTTCAGGAGCCAGACACTAGAGACTAGGAGAGTAAAAAATAGCTGCATATGAgaagtggagccaagatggcggcgtgagtagagccgcggaaatctcctcccaaaaccacatatatctatgaaaatataacaaagacaactcttctaaaatagagaacagaggacacaggacaacatccagaccacatccacacctgtgagaacccagtgcctcatgaaggggataacatacaagccccagccccgtgGGACCCGAGCGACCCTACCCCCaactcccagcgggaggagaggagtcggagcgggaaaggagtgggagcccaggactgctgaacacccagccccagacatccgGACCAGGGCGCAGAAACAGTGCAtgtgcagggccctggatactagggaaacagggcagcaagaccggtgagtggatGCCTGAGGCCGGCACTGTAGAACAAAGAAACGAGAgaggccatttttatttttttctctttttttatggcaagtgctttttggaagtcttaaagggacagggaccccaatactagggaaacagggcagcaagaccagtgagcagatgcctgaggctggtgcctgaggacaaagaaaagcgagtggttttttgtttgtttgtttgtttgtttgttttgttgttgttttggtttggtgagtgctttttggaagtcttaaagggacagagtgggacatttagtccagaggcagggaatctggggatctctgcgcactctaaccccctgggcagcaaggagcaTGGAGttccctcacagagataaatagcctcccagccactccccctccaacagggctccaccattttggagcagcagcccgagccaggccacgcccacagcaacagcagagatgaactccatagcagctgggcaggaagcagaagccctgtcagtgcgcagctgctcagcacaggccactagaggtcgctgttctcccaggagaggaaggccacaaaccaacaagaaggaaaggtcttccagctgtcactcgtgccagctctgcaaactatctctatcaccatgaaaaggcaaaactacatgcagacaaagatcacagagtcaacaactgagaaggacatagacctaaccagtcttcctgaaaaagaattcaaaataaaaatcatgaacatgctgaaggagatgcagagaaaaatgtaagagcaatgggatgaagtccagagggagatcacacaagccaggaaggagattacagaagtgaaacaaaccttacaaggatttataagcagaatggataagacgcaagaggccattgaaggaatacaaaccagagaacaggaatgcatagaagctgacatagagagagataaaaggatctccaggaacgaaacaatactaagagaactgtgtgaccaatccaaaaggaacaatacctgtattataggggtaccagaagaagaagagagaggaaaagggatagaaagtgtctttgaagaagtaattgctgaaaactcacccaaactgggggaggaaataattgaacagaccatggaaatacacagagctcccaacagaaaggatccaaggaggacaacaccaagacacataataattaaaatggcaaggataaaggacaaggaaagatttttaaaggcagacagagagaaaaaggtcacctataaaggaaaacccatcaggctatcatcagacttcttgacagaaaccctacaggccagaagagaatggcatgatatatttaatacaatgaaacagaagggccttgaaccaaggatactgtatccagcatgactatcatttaaatatgatggcaggattaaacaattcccagacaagcaaaagctgagggaatttgcttcccacaaaccacctctacagggcaccttacagggactgctctagatgggagcactcctaaaaagagcacagaacaaaacgcccaacatatgaagaatggaggaggaggaataagaagggagagaagaaaagaatctccagagagtgtatataacagctcaataagcgaactaagttaggcagtaagatactaaagaagctaaccttgaacctttggtaaccacgaatttaaagcctgcaatggcaataagtacatatctctcaatagtcaccctaaacgtaaatggacttaatgcaccaatcaaaagacatagagtaatagaatggataaaaaagcaagacccatctatatgctgcttacaagaaactcacctcaaatccaaaaatatgcacagactaaaagtcaagggatgcaaaaacatatctcaggcaaacaacaaggacaagaaagcaggggttgcagcactaatatcagacaaaatagacttcaaaacaaagaaagtaacaagagataaagaaggacactacataatgataaagggctcagtccaacaagaggatataaccattctaaacatatatgcacccaacagaggagcaccagcatatgtgaaacaaatactaacagaactaaagggggaaatagactgcaatgcattcattttaggagacttcaacacaccactcaccccaaaggacagatcgaacagacagaaaataggtaaggacacagaggcactgaacaacacactagaacagatggacctaatagacatctacagaactctacatccaaaagaaacaggatatacattcttctcaagtgcacatggaacattctcaagaatagaccacatactaggccacaaaaacagcctcagtaaattcaaaaagatttaaattctaccaaccaacttttcagaccacaaaggtataaaactagaagtaaattctacaaagaaaacaaaaaggctcacaaacacatggaggcttgacaacatgcttctaaataatcaatggatcaaggaacaaatcaagatagagatcaaggaatatatagaaacaaatgacaataacaacacaaagccccaacttctgtgggatgcagcaaaagcaatcttaagaggaaagtatataatgATCCAGggacacctgaagaaggaagaacaatcccaaatgaatagtctaacatcacaattatcgaaactggaagaagaagaacaaatgaggcctaaagtcagcagaaggagggacataataaagatcagagaagaaataaacaaaattgagaagaatgaaacaatagcaaaaatcaacaaaaccaagagctgcttctctgagaaaataaacaaaatagatgagcctctagccaaacttattaagagaaaaagagaatcaacacaaatcaacataatcagaaatgagaacagaaaaatcacgacagactccacagaaatacgaagaattgttaaagactactatgaaaacctatatgccaacaagctggaaaacctagaagaaatggacaacttcctagaaacatgcaaccttccaagattgaccaaggaagaaacacaaaagttaaacaaaccaattacgagcaaagaaattgaaacggtaatcaaaaaactacccaagaaaaaaaccccagggcaggacggatttacctcggaattttatcagacatacagagaagacataatacccattctccttaaagttttccaaaaaatagaagaggagggaatacccctaaactcattctatgaagccaacatcaccctaattccaaaaccaggcaaagacccaaccaaaaaagaaaattacagaccaatatccctgatgaatgtcgatgtaaaaatactcagtaaaatattagcaaactgaattcaacagtatatcaaaaggatcataacaatgaccaagtgggattcatcccagggatgcaaggatggtacaacattctaaaatccattaacatcatccactatattaacaaaaagaaaggcaaaaaccacatgatcatctccatagatgctgaaaaagcatttgacaaaattcaacatccattcatgataaaagctctcagcaaaatgggaatagagggcaagtacctcaacataataaaggccatatatgataaacccacagccaacgttatactgaacagcgagaggctgaaagcttttcctctaagatcgggcactagacaaggatgcccactctccccactgttatttaacatagtactggaggtcctagccacggcaatcagacaaaacaaagaaacacaaggaatccagattggtaaagaagaagttaaactatcactatttgcagatgatacgatattgtacataaaaaccctaaagactccactccaaaactactagaactgatgtcgaaatacagcaaagttgcaggatacaaaattaacaaacagaaatctgtagctttcctatacactaacaatgaaccaatagaaagagaaatcaggaaaacaattccattcataattgcatcaaaaagaataaaatacctaggaataaacctaaccaaagaagtgaaaggcctataccctgaaaactacaagtcactcttaaaggaaatcaaaggggacactaacaaatggaaactcatcccatgctcatggctaggaagaattaatatcgtcaaaatggccatcctgcccaaagcaatatacagatttgatgcaatccctatcaaattaccaacagcattcttcaatgaactggagcaaataattcaaaaattcatatggaaacaccaaagacaacgaagagccaaagcaatcctgagaaagaagaataaagtaggggggatctcactccccaacttcaagctctactacaaagccatagtaaccaagacaatttggtactggcacaagaacagagccacagaccagtgagacagattagagactccagacattaacccaaacatatatggtcaattaatatttgataaaggagccatggacatacattggggaaatgacagtctcttcaacagatggtactggcaaaattggacagctacatgtaagacaatgaaactggatcactgtctaaccccatacacaaaagtaaattcaaaatggatcaaagacctgaatgtaagtcatgaaaccataaaactcagaaaaaaacataggcaaaaatctcttggacataaacatgag of Manis javanica isolate MJ-LG chromosome 4, MJ_LKY, whole genome shotgun sequence contains these proteins:
- the LOC118973231 gene encoding olfactory receptor 1A1-like; the protein is MRGDNQSYTLDFILLGVGGPRQQEDFFFILFLFIYPITLIGNLLIILAIHTDIRLHNPMYFLLANLSFVDIFFSSVTIPKTLANHMLGNKTISFGGCLTQMCFMLALANIDSYILAAMAYDRAVAISRPLHYTTIMSPRTCVLLVVGSWVVGNSNALPHTLLTASLSFCGNQEVANFYCDLASLLKLSCYDIQFNVKMMYLGAGVFSLPLLCIVISYVQVFSTVLRVPSTKGVLKAFSTCGSHLTVVSLYYGTAMGRYFHSLTSYTLRDIVLTVMYVAVTPMLNPFIYSLRNRDIKVALGKLFSKRTSS